A stretch of the Deltaproteobacteria bacterium genome encodes the following:
- a CDS encoding MinD/ParA family protein gives RVLGVASGKGGVGKTNIVSNLAIAFSRAGKRVLAMDGDLGLANLDIAFGLTPDMTLLDLFDGTGTIEEVICDGPEGVKLLPGCSGRYDVANLNEQERFSLFAAIDSLEDDFDILMVDTGAGLNSNAVAFAAAAQTVILVADPDPTSLADAYAFVKVMATRCGIKKVDLIANRVANAKEGEDVYRKLSVLVNRFLQVGINYLGYINTDAAISRATRGGVPVLLGEPNALASQRINSIAHKILAQPYEAPETGGIRLFWKRLVGWKEVS, from the coding sequence CGTGTCTTGGGAGTTGCCAGTGGCAAAGGCGGGGTTGGGAAAACCAATATTGTATCGAACTTGGCAATAGCTTTTTCGCGGGCCGGTAAACGTGTTTTAGCGATGGACGGTGATTTAGGTTTGGCTAACCTGGACATTGCTTTTGGCCTCACGCCAGACATGACCTTACTCGACCTCTTTGATGGTACGGGTACCATTGAGGAAGTCATCTGTGATGGACCTGAAGGCGTGAAGCTCTTGCCTGGTTGCAGCGGTCGTTACGACGTTGCGAACCTCAATGAGCAAGAGCGTTTTTCTCTTTTTGCTGCCATCGATAGTCTCGAGGATGATTTTGATATTTTGATGGTCGACACAGGCGCCGGGCTCAACTCAAATGCGGTTGCATTTGCTGCAGCTGCTCAGACCGTGATTCTTGTCGCGGATCCGGACCCAACAAGTTTGGCGGATGCCTATGCCTTCGTGAAGGTGATGGCCACGCGATGTGGGATCAAGAAAGTGGATCTCATCGCAAACCGAGTCGCCAATGCGAAAGAGGGCGAAGACGTTTATCGTAAGCTCTCTGTTTTAGTAAATCGATTTCTCCAGGTGGGTATTAACTACCTGGGGTATATTAATACGGATGCCGCGATATCGCGTGCTACCCGTGGCGGTGTACCGGTTCTCCTTGGAGAGCCCAATGCACTTGCCAGCCAAAGAATAAATAGTATTGCGCATAAGATACTTGCGCAGCCGTATGAGGCACCAGAGACGGGTGGAATACGTCTTTTTTGGAAGCGTTTGGTTGGATGGAAGGAGGTGTCGTAA